One window of Chryseobacterium indologenes genomic DNA carries:
- a CDS encoding chloride channel protein produces MQGNTAYRKKIIRSSYVKLTGISIIVSIICCLISYTLKHLTGQVQEYLFEQIIATENKLLIFLPSVGITTIYFLRKYFFQNRKNKGIKEIYTTLETRKDHLPFFKIPSHCVNGFLTVIFGGSTGVEVSTVVATATVGNQAYKHLHSAWAYKTELICAGIIAGVTVLFGSALGGFLFAFEVIARKYNKTLLISGISSMIVAHLFVHFYDSNPLFTFKVQDWRWQSIPFAMILSLIGGIFALYFTKIVIYAKTFFGGINNNFIRVNLGAITVGVFIFFLPALYGDSYHGLGKILECSSYDIVNLAYLIPLVLLIFIKPLAASLTLGAGGDGGVFAPSIVTGAFLGVFFAQFCNHYLGTNLVIINFALFGAAAMLSAAIHAPLTAMFIISSIVPSGYLLLFPLFISSVISKILAKKIYPYNVYTYKEFSSSRNVIN; encoded by the coding sequence GCTATGTCAAATTAACCGGGATATCTATTATCGTTAGTATTATCTGTTGTCTTATATCTTATACTTTAAAACATTTAACAGGACAGGTACAAGAATACCTCTTTGAACAAATTATAGCCACGGAAAACAAATTGTTAATCTTTTTACCAAGTGTAGGTATTACAACAATCTACTTCCTACGTAAATATTTCTTTCAGAACAGAAAAAATAAAGGAATTAAAGAAATATATACTACCCTGGAAACAAGAAAAGATCATCTTCCTTTTTTTAAAATACCTTCTCATTGTGTTAATGGCTTTTTAACAGTGATTTTCGGAGGATCTACAGGAGTAGAAGTATCAACAGTAGTTGCCACCGCAACAGTTGGTAATCAGGCCTACAAACATTTGCATAGTGCTTGGGCCTACAAGACGGAACTGATATGTGCAGGTATTATAGCGGGTGTAACCGTACTCTTTGGAAGTGCGCTGGGCGGTTTTTTATTTGCATTTGAAGTTATTGCACGTAAATACAATAAAACCTTACTGATCAGTGGAATTAGTTCGATGATTGTAGCTCATCTATTTGTACATTTTTATGACTCAAATCCACTATTTACATTTAAGGTACAGGACTGGCGTTGGCAATCCATACCTTTTGCTATGATACTAAGTTTAATCGGAGGTATATTTGCGCTTTATTTTACGAAAATTGTCATCTACGCAAAAACATTTTTTGGTGGGATTAACAACAATTTCATCCGTGTAAATTTAGGTGCTATAACTGTTGGGGTATTTATCTTTTTTCTTCCGGCTTTATATGGTGATAGTTATCACGGACTTGGTAAAATCCTCGAATGTAGTTCGTACGACATCGTTAATCTCGCATATTTAATTCCTCTGGTTTTGCTTATCTTCATAAAGCCATTGGCGGCTTCCCTCACTCTCGGTGCAGGCGGTGACGGCGGTGTATTTGCCCCTAGTATTGTTACAGGAGCGTTTTTAGGGGTATTTTTTGCCCAATTCTGCAACCATTATTTAGGTACCAATCTTGTGATTATTAATTTTGCGTTATTTGGAGCAGCTGCCATGCTTTCCGCAGCTATTCACGCCCCTCTTACTGCCATGTTTATTATTTCCAGTATAGTACCGTCTGGATATCTATTGCTGTTTCCTTTGTTCATCAGTAGTGTTATTTCTAAAATTCTGGCAAAGAAAATCTATCCTTACAATGTGTATACTTACAAAGAATTTTCAAGCAGCCGGAACGTAATAAATTGA